A single region of the Glycine max cultivar Williams 82 chromosome 20, Glycine_max_v4.0, whole genome shotgun sequence genome encodes:
- the LOC102667758 gene encoding uncharacterized protein, with amino-acid sequence MVASFYLDGAALSWFQWMFRNGFITSWPALLQAIESRFAPSIYDDPRGALFKLTQRGTVTEYLTEFEKLANCITGLSPSVLLSCFIFGLSPEIRREVQAFQPATLPKATTLARLQEDKINDQRKHIRTPFAHPSSTTTPSNPHLSQPPRPKAPFVQRTQEDMAYRREKGLCYNCDEKWSSSHRCKVRFLFFIANSGESSSLESSPSEPSSPSKCDYDQTTLEATQSFDPTSLQPHISLHAMAGVPATDTFRLYGLINNTRVTILVDSGSTLNFVQPRVAKFLNLPLLDTLPLRVMVGNGSVLDCQQMIPDAMILIQDHNFMVTLRILPLSGADVILGVEWLRTLGPVITDYTDFTMKFTLFGRPIHLRADVQVDTNPVSAHQVKRLITTNSTSGLFHLSLQPTPLSELLNTTPHPVPAINELLLKYQSIFEQPTSLPPPRPHDHQINLIPSAHPINVRPYRYPYFQKTEIEKQVSALLDSGLIQPSRSPFSSPVLLVKKKDGTWRMCVDYRALNSITVRDRFPLPTI; translated from the coding sequence ATGGTAGCTTCTTTTTACCTCGACGGCGCAGCATTAAGCTGGTTTCAGTGGATGTTCCGGAATGGATTCATCACTTCATGGCCAGCTCTTCTCCAGGCCATTGAATCTCGTTTTGCTCCATCAATCTACGACGACCCCCGCGGCGCCTTATTCAAGCTTACGCAGCGAGGCACCGTCACAGAGTACCTAACGGAATTTGAGAAGCTTGCAAACTGCATCACAGGCCTATCCCCATCAGTCCTTCTTAGCTGCTTCATCTTCGGTCTCAGCCCGGAGATACGCCGAGAAGTGCAGGCCTTTCAACCTGCTACCCTCCCCAAAGCCACGACTCTCGCTCGATTACAAGAAGATAAGATCAATGATCAACGAAAGCACATACGTACCCCCTTTGCTCACCCATCATCAACCACTACGCCCTCTAACCCTCACTTATCCCAACCACCACGCCCTAAAGCCCCATTTGTCCAGCGAACCCAAGAAGACATGGCCTATAGACGAGAGAAGGGGCTCTGTTATAATTGTGATGAAAAATGGAGCTCCTCCCATCGTTGTAAGGTAAgattcctcttcttcattgcCAACTCCGGCGAGTCTTCATCACTAGAATCCAGCCCTTCAGAACCTTCGTCTCCATCAAAATGTGACTATGATCAAACAACGCTCGAAGCTACCCAGTCCTTTGACCCCACTTCTCTGCAACCCCATATCAGCCTCCACGCCATGGCCGGTGTACCCGCCACAGACACCTTTAGATTGTATGGCCTCATCAATAACACTCGAGTCACAATTCTAGTGGACAGCGGTAGCACTCTTAACTTCGTTCAACCTCGAGTTGCAAAGTTCCTCAATCTTCCTCTACTTGATACACTGCCTCTTAGGGTCATGGTAGGCAATGGCTCGGTGTTAGATTGTCAGCAGATGATACCGGACGCCATGATACTCATCCAAGACCACAACTTCATGGTCACATTGCGCATCTTACCGTTAAGCGGAGCTGACGTCATTTTGGGGGTAGAATGGCTGAGAACTTTGGGCCCGGTTATTACTGATTACACCGATTTTACTATGAAGTTCACCCTTTTTGGACGGCCCATTCATCTTCGTGCGGATGTGCAAGTCGACACCAACCCAGTTTCAGCCCATCAGGTAAAGCGCCTCATCACTACTAATTCCACTTCGGGCCTTTTCCATTTATCATTGCAGCCCACTCCCTTGTCCGAATTGCTAAACACCACACCACACCCCGTCCCTGCCATTAACGAGCTTCTGCTCAAATACCAGTCCATATTCGAACAACCCACAAGCCTTCCCCCACCTCGCCCACATGATCACCAGATAAACCTCATCCCCTCAGCTCATCCCATTAACGTAAGACCTTATAGGTACCCCTACTTTCAAAAGACCGAAATAGAAAAACAAGTCTCAGCGCTTCTCGATTCTGGTTTAATACAACCCAGCAGAAGCCCATTTTCTTCCCCAGTGCTACTGgtaaagaagaaagatgggacGTGGCGTATGTGTGTAGATTATAGGGCTTTAAACTCCATCACGGTTCGTGATAGATTTCCATTACCAACCATATAA